A genomic stretch from Elusimicrobiota bacterium includes:
- a CDS encoding phosphatase PAP2 family protein, translating to MTPAHKRLLALYACLAAAVAGLISFVRLHPISSFDIYVTQESQELGMRHLTAVMRGISFFGDPIVASLSIILASALFFAARCRRESFFVLAAPVADLLNSLVKMLVGRPRPTWENAELLTDAGQSSFPSGHVVHYVVFFGFLLAVMSANKKIPSFWRIVIGVLSAFLILSISISRIYLGAHWVTDVIGGYLFGFAYLGIVLRLYLKDPELERP from the coding sequence ATGACGCCAGCGCATAAGCGTCTGCTGGCCCTCTATGCCTGCTTGGCCGCCGCCGTCGCGGGATTGATATCCTTCGTCCGGCTTCATCCGATATCCTCCTTCGACATCTACGTGACCCAGGAGAGCCAGGAACTCGGCATGAGGCATCTGACCGCCGTGATGAGGGGCATCAGCTTCTTCGGCGATCCCATCGTCGCGTCTCTTTCGATCATCCTGGCCTCGGCGCTCTTCTTCGCGGCCCGCTGCCGACGGGAATCCTTCTTCGTCCTGGCCGCTCCCGTCGCCGACCTGCTCAATAGCCTGGTCAAGATGCTGGTAGGCCGCCCCCGGCCGACCTGGGAGAATGCTGAATTGCTCACGGACGCCGGCCAATCCAGCTTCCCCAGCGGGCATGTGGTCCACTACGTCGTGTTCTTCGGTTTCCTCCTGGCGGTGATGTCCGCCAACAAGAAGATCCCCTCGTTCTGGAGGATCGTCATCGGCGTTCTTTCCGCCTTCCTGATCCTCTCCATCTCGATCTCCCGGATATATCTCGGCGCCCATTGGGTGACGGATGTGATAGGGGGCTATCTATTCGGCTTCGCCTACCTGGGGATCGTCCTCAGACTCTATCTGAAGGATCCCGAGCTCGAACGCCCTTAG
- a CDS encoding diacylglycerol kinase family lipid kinase, whose protein sequence is MEKKITDIHIIINPASGQGGSILSIINASMKEAGIEWKAAITHRAGDAIQLAKAAVKDGADALAVYGGDGTVMEAVSGLIGSDIPLAILPGGSANVLATELGIPGDLKEACALLGRVPPETKAIDVGRFDERYFTAGVCFGFEADVVKGADREAKNKHGIFAYLLSAAAAMRKAEKAVYHLKIDGEEHEVQGWTCIVANTGNLGFSSVSFDKHIDVSDGLLDVVVVRKANLSLLKLLAVTLIQRERPHDLELVQHWQGRDISVSASPEQTVQCDGEVLDRIPLHFKVVPGAIQVLVPGKKDDASA, encoded by the coding sequence GTGGAGAAGAAGATAACCGATATCCACATCATCATCAATCCCGCCTCCGGGCAAGGCGGCTCCATTCTATCCATCATCAACGCGTCCATGAAGGAAGCCGGCATCGAGTGGAAAGCGGCGATCACCCACCGGGCGGGCGACGCGATCCAGTTGGCCAAGGCCGCCGTCAAGGACGGAGCCGATGCCCTCGCCGTCTACGGCGGCGACGGCACGGTCATGGAAGCGGTCAGCGGCCTGATCGGGTCGGACATCCCTTTGGCCATCCTGCCGGGAGGCTCGGCGAACGTCCTGGCCACCGAGCTCGGCATACCCGGCGACCTCAAAGAAGCCTGCGCGCTCCTGGGCCGCGTCCCGCCGGAGACGAAAGCCATCGACGTGGGGCGGTTCGATGAGCGCTATTTCACCGCGGGAGTATGCTTCGGCTTCGAGGCGGACGTCGTCAAAGGCGCGGATCGCGAGGCCAAGAACAAGCACGGCATCTTCGCCTATCTCTTGTCGGCGGCCGCAGCGATGAGGAAAGCTGAAAAAGCCGTCTACCATCTGAAGATCGATGGCGAGGAGCACGAAGTCCAAGGCTGGACCTGCATCGTCGCCAACACCGGGAACCTCGGGTTCAGCAGCGTATCGTTCGACAAGCACATCGATGTCAGCGACGGGCTGCTGGATGTCGTGGTCGTGCGCAAGGCGAACCTCAGCCTGCTCAAGCTTCTGGCGGTCACCTTGATCCAACGGGAACGTCCGCACGACCTGGAATTGGTCCAGCACTGGCAAGGCCGGGACATCAGCGTCTCCGCAAGCCCCGAGCAGACGGTGCAATGCGACGGCGAGGTCTTGGACCGGATCCCCCTCCATTTTAAGGTCGTTCCCGGGGCGATCCAGGTCCTGGTCCCCGGCAAGAAAGATGACGCCAGCGCATAA
- a CDS encoding DNA-binding protein: MIKLLPAVLLSAAALGVAAPGPQAPVTGVVAETMDSGGYTYVRLVQDQGSVWLAAPPTKVAKGQKLSFQPGMAMRNFKSRTLKRTFPAIIFSPGLVSGTSTGKGRGAMMPGHGSSEAAPEAGLKVAKAEGPSAFTVAELHARRKELEGKDVTVRGKVVKVSPEIMGRNWLHLQDGTGDAKAGTHDITVTTKDLPKAGQVVTVKGKVAADKDIGAGYFYPVLVEDAAVK; encoded by the coding sequence ATGATCAAGCTCTTGCCGGCGGTCCTGCTATCGGCCGCAGCGCTCGGTGTCGCGGCGCCGGGGCCGCAGGCGCCCGTCACCGGAGTGGTGGCCGAGACCATGGACTCGGGCGGCTACACCTACGTGCGGCTGGTCCAAGACCAGGGCTCCGTCTGGCTGGCGGCCCCGCCGACGAAGGTCGCCAAGGGCCAGAAGCTGTCCTTCCAGCCCGGCATGGCGATGCGGAACTTCAAGAGCAGGACCCTCAAGCGCACCTTCCCAGCCATCATCTTCTCGCCGGGCCTGGTTTCGGGGACTTCGACCGGCAAGGGGCGCGGCGCCATGATGCCCGGGCACGGCTCGAGCGAGGCCGCGCCCGAGGCCGGCCTCAAGGTCGCCAAGGCCGAGGGCCCCAGCGCCTTCACCGTAGCCGAGCTCCATGCCCGGCGCAAGGAGCTCGAGGGCAAGGACGTCACGGTGCGGGGCAAGGTCGTCAAGGTCTCGCCGGAGATCATGGGGCGCAACTGGCTCCATCTCCAGGACGGGACCGGCGACGCGAAGGCCGGGACCCACGACATCACCGTCACCACCAAGGACCTGCCCAAGGCGGGACAGGTGGTCACCGTCAAGGGCAAGGTCGCCGCGGACAAGGACATCGGGGCGGGGTATTTCTATCCGGTGCTGGTGGAGGACGCGGCCGTCAAGTGA
- a CDS encoding response regulator — protein MKKECDLLVVDDEPAITGSVARICAAEGMTVDQADCAAAGFAMLERCAYRLIVCDIRMAGVDGFQFLSTVAAMHISTPVVMVTGYATVQNVVRSMFSGAVDFIPKPFTSDELLAVVQRGLRYDQLLKEAIAAAVKSPPGAAPYASCPLEYRRLGHVSWVSMESREAALVGVCDPFVRTVGGVRSVKLMAAGGEIVQGDRCAAIISEDGLSHGVMSPISGRILGVNAKVVSRRSLVEEEPYAKGWLYRVLPSNPEPEFNELVRCRVDSL, from the coding sequence ATGAAGAAAGAATGCGACCTGCTCGTGGTGGATGACGAGCCCGCGATCACCGGCTCCGTGGCGAGGATATGCGCGGCCGAGGGGATGACGGTCGACCAGGCGGATTGCGCGGCCGCCGGATTCGCGATGCTGGAGCGCTGCGCCTATCGTCTCATCGTCTGCGACATCAGGATGGCGGGCGTGGACGGCTTCCAGTTCCTGTCGACGGTCGCGGCCATGCACATCTCCACGCCGGTCGTCATGGTCACCGGCTATGCCACGGTCCAGAACGTGGTGCGGTCCATGTTCTCGGGGGCCGTCGATTTCATCCCGAAGCCCTTCACCAGCGACGAGCTGCTGGCCGTGGTCCAGCGCGGTCTGCGCTACGACCAGCTGCTGAAGGAGGCGATCGCCGCCGCCGTGAAGTCGCCCCCGGGCGCGGCGCCGTATGCGTCGTGCCCGCTGGAATACCGCCGCCTCGGGCATGTCAGCTGGGTGTCCATGGAGAGCCGGGAGGCCGCCTTGGTGGGGGTCTGCGACCCGTTCGTCAGGACCGTAGGCGGGGTGCGCAGCGTCAAGCTCATGGCTGCCGGCGGCGAGATCGTCCAGGGGGACCGCTGCGCGGCGATCATCTCGGAGGATGGCTTGTCGCACGGCGTGATGAGCCCGATCAGCGGCCGGATCCTCGGCGTGAATGCCAAGGTCGTCTCGCGCCGGTCCTTGGTCGAGGAAGAGCCGTATGCCAAAGGGTGGCTGTATCGGGTCCTGCCCTCCAACCCCGAGCCCGAGTTCAATGAGCTGGTCAGGTGCCGCGTGGATTCCCTGTAA